One Mercenaria mercenaria strain notata chromosome 12, MADL_Memer_1, whole genome shotgun sequence DNA segment encodes these proteins:
- the LOC128547566 gene encoding uncharacterized protein LOC128547566: protein MSMNLREWMTNNEEIQSIIPDDDKSAGGLCSPLSLRGKILLQQIWSKGYDWDDLLEKKDSDAWVEIRSDLEQIESVKFQRNICMTNDVNNVEYSLACFCDASDKAYTVSIYLVQVKEDEYKSDLIFSKSRLTPIKGMTIPRLELMAVLIGARCLNFVEKELKLECKNVVLLTDSQCVLQWLLSDKLLPVFVKNRLKEIKSYGNITYRYVNTTENPADIASRGSTLVKLLENRIWWHGPQMLRHCTLDLLNGKPVSKSEQDTVIEDAEVVNKGENIDMEMHSDKQPMNESEHNDVLGVKQNNTMDSEGSCLSTDSSDVENAPFGINVRRYSSSSRLLRVTAWCIRFTEKMKGHIYESHSLSSEELREAEFLLLYHIQRKYYKEVHQSIVDKKPNNLARQFDIFIDESGLLRCGGRLEHATFSEAARHPILLPRKEKLTHLLIDMLD from the exons GATTATGTTCTCCACTTTCTTTACGTGGAAAGATATTGCTGCAACAAATATGGAGCAAGGGCTATGACTGGGACGATTTATTAGAGAAGAAAGATTCCGATGCATGGGTGGAAATAAGAAGCGACTTGGAACAAATTGAAAGTGTtaagtttcaaagaaatatttgtatgACAAATGATGTGAATAATGTTGAATATTCATTAGCTTGCTTCTGCGATGCTTCGGACAAAGCATACACTGTATCAATATACCTAGTACAAGTGAAAGAAGACGAGTACAAATCAGATCTTATATTTTCAAAGAGCAGACTGACACCAATAAAAGGAATGACAATACCAAGGCTCGAACTGATGGCAGTTTTGATAGGAGCTAGATGCCTTAACTTCGTAGAAAAGGAATTAAAGTTGGAGTGTAAAAATGTCGTTCTGCTGACAGATTCTCAGTGTGTTCTCCAGTGGTTATTATCGGACAAATTACTCCCAGTGTTTGTGAAAAACCGTTTGAAAGAGATCAAAAGTTATGGCAATATAACATATCGCTATGTGAATACAACGGAAAATCCTGCAGATATAGCAAGTCGCGGAAGTACACTGGTCAAATTGTTAGAAAATAGGATATGGTGGCATGGGCCACAAATGCTAAGGCACTGCACTTTGGATTTATTGAACGGGAAACCAGTTAGTAAATCTGAACAAGACACTGTTATAGAAGATGCTGAAGTTGTAAACAAAGGCGAAAATATTGACATGGAGATGCACTCAGATAAACAGCCAATGAATGAATCTGAACACAATGATGTATTAGgtgttaaacaaaacaatactATGGATTCAGAAGGGAGCTGTCTCTCGACAGACAGCTCCGACGTAGAAAATGCACCATTTGGAATAAATGTAAGGAGGTATTCATCTTCTTCTAGACTGCTTAGAGTCACGGCATGGTGTATTCGatttacagaaaaaatgaaagGTCATATTTATGAAAGTCATAGTTTATCTAGTGAAGAACTTAGAGAAGCTGAATTTTTGTTGCTGTATCATATTCAGAGGAAATATTACAAAGAAGTCCATCAATCAATAGTAGACAAAAAGCCAAACAATTTGGCAAGGCAGTTTGACATTTTCATTGATGAAAGTGGATTATTAAGATGCGGAGGACGTCTTGAACACGCTACCTTTTCTGAGGCAGCGAGGCACCCAATATTGCTCCCAAGAAAAGAGAAATTAACCCACCTCTTAATTGACA TGTTGGATTAG